The following are from one region of the Gryllotalpicola protaetiae genome:
- the mqo gene encoding malate dehydrogenase (quinone) gives MSATLGTFLKRVRPDWSIVILERLGAVAEESSNPWNNAGTGHSALCELNYMPHPDDPTKALQINEQFQQSRQFWAQLVEEGVLGQASDFINPAPHMTFVRKPSDIEYLRMRHETLTKHVLFEELEYSEDRDVVKTWAPLLMRGRNRYEQFAATRSIAGTDVNFGTLTKRLIDNLVAGGAELKLNSEVRGVKKRGGLWRVKVRQLVEQRTSTIDAKFVFVGAGGWALKVLQASGIPEAKGFGTFPISGQFYKTTNPEVVGQHAVKVYSQAEAGAPPMSVPHLDKRVVDGQASLLFGPYAGADPKFLKYGSVLDLPAGLRASNIGPYLNVAKDNLVLLRYLISQLLLTRKGKFAELRKFMPTAQPGDWELITAGQRAQVIKKDAKKGGVLQFGTEVIAHEDGTIVGLLGASPGASTAVSIMLDVLAKCFPSEYAGEWQSELKTLIPTLGQQLDTDPELARATMQRTAGVLGLPK, from the coding sequence ATGTCCGCCACCCTCGGAACCTTCCTCAAGCGGGTGAGGCCCGACTGGTCGATCGTGATCCTCGAGCGCCTCGGGGCGGTCGCCGAAGAGAGCTCGAACCCGTGGAACAACGCGGGCACGGGCCACAGCGCGCTGTGCGAGCTCAACTACATGCCCCACCCGGACGACCCGACGAAGGCCTTGCAGATCAACGAGCAGTTCCAGCAGAGCCGCCAGTTCTGGGCGCAGCTCGTGGAAGAGGGGGTGCTGGGGCAGGCATCCGACTTCATCAATCCCGCGCCGCACATGACGTTCGTGCGCAAGCCGAGCGATATCGAGTATCTGCGCATGCGGCACGAGACGCTGACGAAGCACGTGCTGTTCGAAGAGCTCGAGTACAGCGAGGACCGCGACGTGGTCAAGACCTGGGCGCCGCTGTTGATGCGCGGGCGCAACAGGTACGAGCAGTTCGCGGCGACGCGGTCGATCGCGGGCACCGATGTGAACTTCGGCACTCTCACCAAGCGGCTCATCGACAACCTCGTCGCGGGGGGCGCCGAGCTGAAGCTGAACTCAGAGGTGCGCGGCGTGAAGAAGCGCGGCGGACTGTGGCGAGTCAAGGTGCGGCAGCTCGTCGAGCAGCGCACGAGCACGATCGACGCGAAGTTCGTCTTCGTCGGGGCGGGCGGCTGGGCGCTCAAGGTGCTGCAGGCCTCGGGGATTCCGGAGGCGAAGGGCTTCGGCACCTTCCCGATCTCCGGCCAGTTCTACAAGACGACGAACCCCGAGGTCGTCGGTCAGCACGCTGTGAAGGTGTACTCGCAGGCCGAGGCGGGCGCGCCGCCGATGAGCGTGCCGCACCTCGACAAGCGCGTGGTCGACGGGCAGGCGTCGCTGCTGTTCGGGCCGTACGCGGGCGCCGACCCCAAGTTCCTCAAGTACGGCAGCGTGCTCGACCTGCCCGCGGGCCTGCGGGCGTCGAACATCGGGCCGTACCTCAACGTCGCCAAAGACAACCTGGTCTTGCTGCGCTACCTGATCAGCCAGCTGCTGCTCACCCGCAAGGGCAAGTTCGCCGAGCTGCGCAAGTTCATGCCGACGGCGCAGCCGGGGGACTGGGAGCTGATCACCGCGGGTCAGCGCGCGCAGGTGATCAAGAAGGATGCCAAGAAGGGCGGCGTGCTGCAGTTCGGCACCGAGGTGATCGCGCATGAGGACGGCACGATCGTCGGCCTGCTCGGCGCCTCGCCGGGGGCCTCGACGGCGGTGTCGATCATGCTCGACGTGCTCGCGAAGTGCTTCCCGAGCGAGTATGCGGGGGAGTGGCAGAGCGAGCTCAAGACGCTGATCCCGACGCTCGGCCAGCAGCTCGACACCGACCCCGAGCTCGCGCGCGCCACGATGCAGCGCACGGCAGGCGTGCTGGGGCTGCCCAAGTAG
- a CDS encoding CHAP domain-containing protein: MSALRSPARAVVIAFAACVAAFFVQLPGAAFANGGGQTQFQPLAGVTVGDPADPPTPMGAAIATLALAQLGRGLNGPNTLDGRDFADSSALPGAWCAEFAAWTWASSGAPIGGLDGWAGSFFAYGVQHGSYHASGPRVGDAAVFALSAPVASAAASGTLAQTHAISHVGIVVAVSPTAITIVNGDWGDGRGGAQLVRLSAFTAGQSHAGDYAPGMRQYIAGYVDPVGL; the protein is encoded by the coding sequence TTGTCAGCGCTGAGAAGCCCGGCTCGCGCCGTCGTGATCGCGTTCGCCGCGTGCGTCGCGGCGTTCTTCGTGCAGCTCCCCGGCGCGGCATTCGCCAACGGCGGCGGTCAGACGCAGTTCCAGCCGCTCGCCGGAGTCACCGTCGGCGACCCGGCCGACCCTCCGACGCCGATGGGCGCCGCGATCGCGACGCTCGCGCTCGCGCAGCTCGGCCGCGGGCTGAACGGTCCGAACACGCTCGACGGGCGCGACTTCGCCGACAGCAGCGCACTGCCCGGCGCCTGGTGCGCGGAGTTCGCCGCGTGGACCTGGGCATCGTCGGGCGCCCCGATCGGCGGCCTCGACGGCTGGGCCGGCAGCTTCTTCGCGTACGGCGTGCAGCACGGCAGCTACCATGCCAGCGGGCCGCGCGTCGGCGATGCCGCAGTGTTCGCACTGTCGGCCCCGGTCGCCTCAGCCGCAGCCTCGGGCACCCTCGCTCAAACCCACGCCATCTCGCACGTCGGCATCGTCGTGGCGGTGTCGCCGACCGCGATCACGATCGTCAACGGCGACTGGGGCGATGGCCGCGGGGGCGCCCAGCTCGTGCGGCTCTCCGCATTCACGGCAGGCCAGTCGCATGCCGGTGACTACGCCCCCGGCATGCGACAGTACATCGCCGGGTACGTCGACCCCGTCGGCCTGTGA
- a CDS encoding SDR family NAD(P)-dependent oxidoreductase — protein sequence MRFEDRVVIVSGGANGIGRATAERMLDEGAFVAVLDREPEVARDWLDWRADSDRAAVFGCDVLDATSVDRAVADARARFGRIDVLAGVAGGDQPVADGLDEAHWQATVDLNLHAQVRLIRACRAALIETRGAIVLVSSVNGVAAYGEPAYAAAKAGLSLLARNLAVELGPAGVRINVVAPGTVRTRVWAGQDGGADAMVKLYPLGRVGEPSDIAAAIAFLASDDASWITGVTLPVDGGSLTGPLALLQGPIWGVAEAD from the coding sequence ATGAGGTTCGAGGACCGCGTCGTCATCGTCAGCGGCGGTGCGAATGGCATCGGCAGGGCAACGGCCGAGCGGATGCTTGACGAGGGCGCCTTCGTCGCCGTTCTCGACCGCGAGCCCGAGGTCGCGCGCGACTGGCTCGACTGGCGCGCCGACTCCGACCGCGCAGCGGTCTTCGGCTGCGACGTGCTCGATGCGACATCCGTCGATCGTGCGGTCGCCGACGCCCGCGCGCGCTTCGGCCGCATCGATGTGCTCGCAGGGGTCGCCGGTGGCGATCAACCGGTCGCCGACGGGCTCGATGAGGCGCACTGGCAGGCCACGGTCGACCTCAACCTGCATGCGCAGGTGCGGCTCATCCGCGCGTGCCGTGCCGCGCTGATCGAGACGCGCGGGGCGATCGTGCTCGTGAGCTCGGTGAACGGGGTCGCGGCATACGGCGAGCCGGCGTATGCGGCCGCAAAGGCCGGCCTGTCGCTGCTTGCGCGCAACCTCGCCGTCGAGCTGGGGCCTGCCGGGGTGCGGATCAACGTGGTCGCGCCCGGCACGGTGCGCACGCGGGTCTGGGCCGGCCAAGACGGTGGGGCGGATGCCATGGTGAAGCTCTACCCGCTCGGCCGCGTCGGCGAGCCGTCCGACATCGCGGCGGCGATCGCGTTCCTCGCCTCTGACGACGCGTCGTGGATCACGGGGGTGACCCTGCCTGTCGACGGCGGCTCGCTCACCGGGCCGCTTGCGCTGCTGCAGGGGCCGATCTGGGGCGTCGCCGAAGCCGACTGA
- a CDS encoding aspartate-semialdehyde dehydrogenase, whose amino-acid sequence MSNGFHVAVVGATGQVGAVMRRLLAERDFPIASIRFFATARSAGTTLEFKGEQIVVEDVETADPSGIDIALFSAGATGSRAAAPRFAAAGALVIDNSSAWRMDPEVPLIVSEVNPHALDQAVKGIIANPNCTTMAIMPVLKVLDREAGLRRLIVSTYQAVSGSGLKGAEELATQARAAVASDRLLELVHDGAAVELPEAQIYKRPIAFDVIPFAGNLVDDGLNETDEEKKLRNESRKILELPGLLVSGTCVRVPVFTGHSLSVNAEFERPLSPERATELLADAAGVVLSDIPTPLQAAGQDPSFVGRIRADEGAPEGRGLAFFVSNDNLRKGAALNAVQIAELIAARRAVATV is encoded by the coding sequence ATGAGCAACGGATTCCACGTCGCAGTCGTCGGCGCCACCGGTCAGGTCGGCGCGGTCATGCGCCGCCTTCTCGCCGAGCGGGACTTCCCGATCGCGAGCATCCGCTTCTTCGCGACCGCGCGTTCGGCCGGCACGACCCTCGAGTTCAAGGGCGAGCAGATCGTCGTCGAAGACGTCGAGACCGCCGACCCGAGCGGCATCGACATCGCGCTGTTCTCGGCGGGAGCCACGGGTTCGCGCGCTGCGGCGCCCCGCTTCGCCGCGGCCGGCGCGTTGGTCATCGACAACTCGAGCGCCTGGCGCATGGACCCCGAGGTTCCCCTCATCGTCTCCGAGGTGAACCCGCACGCCCTCGACCAGGCTGTGAAGGGCATCATCGCGAACCCGAACTGCACGACCATGGCGATCATGCCCGTGCTCAAGGTGCTCGACCGCGAGGCCGGCCTGCGACGCCTCATCGTCTCGACGTACCAGGCCGTTTCCGGCTCCGGTCTCAAGGGCGCCGAAGAGCTCGCGACCCAGGCGCGTGCGGCCGTGGCATCCGATCGCCTGCTCGAGCTCGTGCATGACGGCGCGGCCGTCGAGCTGCCCGAGGCGCAGATCTACAAGCGGCCGATCGCGTTCGACGTGATTCCGTTCGCGGGCAACCTCGTCGACGACGGTCTGAACGAGACCGACGAAGAGAAGAAGCTGCGCAACGAGAGCCGCAAGATCCTCGAGCTGCCGGGCCTGCTCGTGTCGGGCACCTGCGTGCGCGTGCCGGTGTTCACGGGCCACTCGCTGTCGGTCAACGCGGAATTCGAGCGTCCGCTCAGCCCCGAGCGTGCGACCGAGTTGCTGGCGGATGCCGCGGGCGTCGTTCTCTCCGACATCCCGACGCCGCTTCAGGCCGCCGGTCAGGACCCGTCGTTCGTCGGCCGCATCCGCGCCGATGAGGGCGCGCCCGAGGGCCGCGGCCTCGCGTTCTTCGTCTCGAACGACAACCTGCGCAAGGGCGCGGCGTTGAACGCGGTCCAGATTGCCGAGCTGATCGCAGCGCGAAGGGCCGTCGCAACCGTCTAG
- a CDS encoding aspartate kinase yields the protein MALIVQKFGGSSVADAESIKRVAKRIVETRKAGNEVVVAVSAMGDSTDELIDLAHQVTPMPEPRELDILLTSGERISMALLAMAIGTMGYDARSFTGYQAGMITDNRFGAARIIDVTPSRIREALDDGAIAIVAGFQGFNTETGDTTTLGRGGSDTTAVALAAALNANVCEIYTDVDGIFTSDPRIVPLAKKIDTISSEEMLELAAAGAKVLHIRAVEYARRHGVTLHVRSSFNNNEGTLVVNETAAETAERFKREMQENGKVEEPIISGVATDLTEAKITVVGVPDVLGKAAAIFDTVAKQSANVDMIVQNVSAAATGLTDISFTLPKADGQKVLQALRAEQDLIGFQSLQYDDQIGKLALVGAGMRTNTGVSAHLFRSLAEAGINIGMISTSEIRISVVTRADVLAEAARVVHTAFGLDGSDTAVVYAGTGR from the coding sequence GTGGCGCTGATCGTGCAGAAGTTCGGCGGCAGCTCCGTCGCCGATGCCGAGAGTATCAAGCGCGTTGCCAAGCGCATCGTCGAAACGCGCAAGGCGGGCAACGAGGTCGTCGTGGCCGTGAGCGCGATGGGCGATTCGACCGACGAGCTCATCGACCTGGCTCACCAGGTGACGCCGATGCCAGAGCCGCGCGAGCTCGACATCCTGCTCACGAGCGGCGAGCGCATCTCGATGGCGCTGCTCGCGATGGCGATCGGCACGATGGGGTACGACGCCCGCAGCTTCACGGGCTATCAGGCCGGCATGATCACCGACAACCGCTTCGGCGCGGCGCGCATCATCGACGTGACGCCGAGCCGTATCCGCGAGGCGCTCGACGACGGCGCGATCGCGATCGTCGCCGGGTTCCAGGGCTTCAACACCGAGACCGGTGACACGACGACGCTCGGCCGCGGCGGCAGCGACACCACGGCGGTGGCGCTCGCGGCGGCGCTGAACGCGAACGTGTGCGAGATCTACACCGACGTCGACGGCATCTTCACGTCTGACCCGCGCATCGTGCCGCTCGCGAAGAAGATCGACACGATCTCGAGCGAAGAGATGCTCGAGCTCGCCGCCGCCGGCGCGAAGGTGCTGCACATCCGCGCCGTCGAATACGCGCGCCGCCACGGCGTGACGTTGCACGTGCGATCCTCGTTCAACAACAACGAGGGAACCCTGGTGGTCAATGAGACCGCCGCCGAGACCGCCGAGCGCTTCAAGCGCGAAATGCAGGAGAACGGAAAAGTGGAAGAGCCCATCATCTCCGGTGTCGCCACCGATCTGACCGAGGCCAAGATCACCGTCGTCGGCGTGCCCGACGTGCTCGGCAAGGCCGCGGCGATCTTCGACACGGTCGCGAAGCAGAGCGCCAACGTCGACATGATCGTGCAGAACGTGTCGGCCGCCGCGACGGGGCTGACCGACATCTCCTTCACGCTTCCGAAGGCCGACGGGCAGAAGGTACTGCAGGCGCTGCGCGCCGAGCAGGACCTGATCGGATTCCAGTCGCTGCAGTACGACGACCAGATCGGCAAGCTCGCGCTGGTCGGCGCGGGAATGCGCACCAACACCGGCGTCTCCGCCCACCTGTTCCGGTCCCTGGCCGAGGCCGGCATCAACATCGGCATGATCTCGACCTCCGAGATCCGCATCTCCGTCGTCACCCGCGCCGACGTGCTCGCCGAGGCCGCACGCGTGGTGCACACCGCCTTCGGCCTCGACGGCTCGGACACCGCCGTCGTCTACGCCGGCACCGGAAGGTAA
- a CDS encoding Rv2578c family radical SAM protein: MRWEKQELGVETDEALPGLAKLNNLVRTVRTPEFDGIVFHEILAKSALNQVPGASKVMPYAWTINPYRGCIHACIYCFARPTHKYLELNVGRDFDSQIIVKVNVAEVLRRELARPKWQASRHPVALGTNTDPYQRAEGRYKLMPEIIGALTEARTPFSILTKGTLLRRDLPLLKEASERVPVDLAMSIAIYDDELQQSVEPGTPRAKERLATVTAVRNAGLDCSVFMMPILPFLTDTTEHLDYALSQVKASGANSVLYTALHLKPGVKEWFTFWLEREHPELIGKYAELYQGRTYAPKEYRQWLARRIKPLIAKHGLTRGREDLVTGGVESSALAASDAIDGAPIQRRGRATRIDADGERHRPLVFFEETDAATLAPEPTLF; the protein is encoded by the coding sequence ATGCGGTGGGAGAAGCAAGAACTCGGGGTCGAGACCGATGAGGCGCTGCCGGGCCTCGCGAAGCTGAACAATCTGGTGCGCACAGTGCGCACGCCGGAATTCGATGGCATCGTCTTCCACGAGATCCTGGCGAAATCGGCGCTGAACCAGGTCCCGGGCGCTTCGAAGGTGATGCCCTACGCGTGGACGATCAACCCCTATAGAGGATGCATTCATGCTTGCATCTATTGCTTCGCGAGGCCAACGCACAAGTATCTCGAGCTCAATGTGGGGCGCGACTTCGACTCGCAGATCATCGTCAAGGTCAACGTCGCCGAGGTGCTGCGGCGCGAGCTCGCGCGGCCGAAGTGGCAGGCGAGCAGGCATCCGGTCGCCCTCGGCACCAATACCGACCCGTATCAGCGCGCGGAAGGGCGCTACAAGCTGATGCCCGAGATCATCGGGGCGTTGACCGAGGCGCGGACTCCGTTCTCGATCCTGACGAAGGGCACGCTGCTGCGGCGCGATCTGCCGCTGCTGAAGGAGGCGTCGGAGCGCGTGCCTGTCGACCTCGCGATGTCGATCGCGATCTACGACGACGAGCTGCAGCAGTCGGTCGAGCCCGGCACGCCGCGCGCGAAGGAGCGGCTCGCCACTGTCACCGCCGTGCGCAACGCGGGGCTCGACTGCAGCGTGTTCATGATGCCGATCCTGCCGTTCCTCACCGATACGACCGAGCACCTCGACTACGCGCTCAGCCAGGTGAAGGCGTCGGGCGCGAACTCCGTGCTCTACACGGCGCTGCACCTCAAGCCGGGCGTGAAGGAGTGGTTCACTTTCTGGCTCGAGCGCGAGCACCCCGAACTGATAGGGAAGTACGCCGAGCTGTACCAGGGCCGCACCTACGCCCCGAAGGAGTACCGCCAGTGGCTCGCCCGCCGCATCAAGCCGCTGATCGCGAAGCACGGTCTCACGCGTGGCCGTGAAGACCTGGTCACCGGCGGCGTCGAGTCGTCGGCGCTCGCGGCGAGCGATGCGATCGACGGCGCGCCGATCCAAAGGCGCGGTCGTGCGACCCGCATCGACGCGGACGGCGAGCGGCACAGACCCCTGGTCTTCTTCGAAGAGACGGATGCGGCAACGCTCGCCCCTGAGCCCACCCTGTTCTGA
- a CDS encoding thymidine kinase, whose translation MAKLYFRYGAMNSGKSTALLQAAFNYEERGHNVLIAKPALDTKGDDQVVSRLGLTRTVDFTVDSSADIYLTFQQHRSHILNTRGRDVSALLIDEAQFFTEAQIDDLLRIALLEDVPVLAYGIRTDFQTVAFPGSRRLLEVAHAIEELKTICRCGRKAIFNARVIDGEYVFDGAQVAIDEGAQLQASVTYESLCGLCYLQESHGTLNNGRRHWPGGAAPAYADAPDADFM comes from the coding sequence ATGGCCAAACTGTATTTCCGCTATGGGGCGATGAACAGCGGCAAGAGCACTGCGCTGCTCCAGGCGGCGTTCAACTATGAGGAGCGGGGCCACAACGTCCTGATCGCGAAGCCCGCCCTCGACACCAAGGGCGACGACCAGGTCGTCAGCCGCCTGGGCCTCACGCGCACGGTCGATTTCACCGTCGATTCGAGTGCCGACATCTACCTGACCTTCCAGCAGCACCGCAGCCATATCCTCAACACGCGTGGCCGCGACGTGAGCGCGCTCCTCATCGACGAGGCTCAGTTCTTCACGGAGGCGCAGATCGACGACCTGCTGCGCATCGCGCTGCTTGAGGATGTGCCGGTGCTCGCGTACGGCATCCGCACCGACTTCCAGACGGTGGCGTTCCCGGGCAGCCGGCGCCTGCTCGAGGTCGCGCATGCGATCGAGGAGTTGAAGACGATCTGCCGGTGCGGCCGCAAGGCGATCTTCAACGCGCGCGTCATCGACGGCGAGTACGTGTTCGACGGGGCACAGGTCGCCATCGACGAGGGCGCCCAGCTGCAGGCATCCGTCACCTATGAATCGCTCTGCGGTCTCTGCTATCTGCAGGAGTCGCATGGCACGCTCAACAACGGTCGCCGGCACTGGCCGGGTGGCGCGGCGCCGGCGTACGCCGACGCGCCCGATGCCGACTTCATGTAG
- a CDS encoding SipW-dependent-type signal peptide-containing protein — protein MAVKQSDAGARRTRRRLLPTLWFIALVSTGIIVGFAGTGGTYAAWNSSATVSGATITTGSTTIVVGKGANPTFASSYALGPVSNAIGPGDTAASSFTVKNTGTTPVTLSATITLSTQANDLTNALSAGVVAVPTEASCSSASGTANTPLASPAPIDITHVAAGATQSLCLLLTLPATAPNAAQGQTAPFTLTLTGTQAAS, from the coding sequence ATGGCAGTAAAGCAAAGCGATGCAGGCGCACGACGTACCCGCCGCCGCCTGCTGCCGACCCTTTGGTTCATTGCACTGGTCTCGACCGGCATAATCGTCGGGTTCGCTGGCACTGGTGGCACTTATGCAGCCTGGAATTCCTCGGCGACCGTTTCGGGCGCGACGATCACAACCGGCTCGACGACCATCGTGGTGGGCAAAGGCGCAAACCCGACCTTCGCGTCAAGCTACGCCCTTGGACCAGTCTCAAACGCGATCGGCCCCGGCGACACCGCCGCATCCTCATTCACGGTGAAGAACACCGGAACAACACCGGTCACCTTGAGTGCGACGATCACTCTTTCAACGCAGGCGAACGACCTGACCAACGCGCTGTCAGCCGGCGTGGTCGCGGTGCCCACCGAGGCGAGCTGTTCGAGCGCTTCGGGGACCGCGAACACTCCGCTCGCCTCGCCTGCCCCCATCGACATCACGCATGTGGCCGCGGGGGCGACACAGAGCCTCTGCCTGCTGCTCACTCTGCCGGCGACGGCGCCGAACGCGGCCCAGGGCCAAACGGCCCCTTTCACTTTGACCCTCACCGGAACGCAGGCAGCATCATGA
- a CDS encoding signal peptidase I, whose amino-acid sequence MTIVTASVEVTTNDATTPAAKRGGFWRALGTGISAGILAIIIGIAAVTVIIPHATGATPLTVLTGSMRPHLPPGTLLVVRPVKPADIRIGDVVTYEPNPNDASTVISHRVIAITSGTDGSRVFTVKGDANNTADAPVQSKQVVAKLWYSVPLMGWVNSAVSGVHRGWMIPAAAALLIGYALWNVVSGLIDRRRKRAKERQSAESA is encoded by the coding sequence ATGACCATCGTCACAGCATCGGTCGAGGTCACAACGAACGACGCCACTACGCCCGCCGCAAAGCGCGGCGGATTCTGGCGCGCGCTCGGGACCGGGATCAGCGCCGGCATCCTTGCCATCATCATCGGCATCGCCGCCGTGACCGTCATCATTCCGCACGCGACAGGAGCGACTCCGCTCACCGTGCTGACCGGGTCAATGCGGCCTCATCTGCCGCCGGGCACACTGCTCGTCGTGCGGCCGGTGAAGCCGGCGGACATCCGTATCGGCGACGTCGTCACGTATGAGCCGAACCCAAACGACGCATCCACCGTCATCTCGCACCGCGTGATCGCGATCACCTCGGGCACTGACGGCAGCCGCGTGTTCACCGTCAAGGGCGACGCGAACAACACGGCCGACGCGCCCGTGCAGTCGAAGCAGGTGGTTGCGAAGCTCTGGTACTCGGTTCCGCTCATGGGGTGGGTGAACTCGGCGGTCAGCGGCGTGCACCGCGGCTGGATGATTCCCGCCGCCGCCGCCCTGCTGATCGGGTATGCCCTGTGGAACGTTGTGTCCGGCCTCATCGACCGCAGGCGCAAGCGGGCGAAGGAACGCCAGAGCGCGGAATCCGCCTAG
- a CDS encoding YbhB/YbcL family Raf kinase inhibitor-like protein yields MAANPIGYALRNRHAGHHTLVWARSDVNAPEGFALTSPEFEHGGRIPERFRGKMFGPNVSPALAWTEPPADTIELVLIVQDPDVPMGKPATHALSVGIDPALGGLPEGALANPSPIHGIVHGKGAFGRLGWAGPLPPRSHGPHAYVFQLFAIDRPMSLAPGFALDDALHAMRSHVIARARLDGIYESV; encoded by the coding sequence ATGGCTGCCAACCCCATCGGCTACGCGCTGCGCAACCGGCACGCCGGCCACCACACGCTCGTCTGGGCCCGCTCCGACGTGAACGCGCCCGAGGGCTTCGCCCTGACGAGTCCCGAGTTCGAACACGGCGGGCGGATCCCCGAGCGGTTCCGCGGCAAGATGTTCGGCCCCAACGTGTCGCCCGCTCTCGCGTGGACCGAGCCGCCCGCCGACACGATCGAGCTCGTGCTGATCGTGCAGGACCCCGATGTTCCGATGGGGAAGCCCGCGACGCATGCGCTCTCGGTCGGCATCGACCCTGCGCTCGGCGGCCTGCCCGAGGGGGCGCTCGCGAACCCCAGCCCGATTCACGGCATCGTGCACGGCAAGGGCGCATTCGGCCGTCTCGGCTGGGCCGGCCCGCTACCACCGCGCTCGCATGGGCCGCACGCCTACGTGTTCCAGTTGTTCGCCATCGATCGGCCGATGTCGCTCGCCCCGGGGTTCGCCCTCGACGATGCCCTGCACGCGATGCGCAGCCACGTCATCGCCCGCGCCCGCCTCGATGGGATCTACGAGAGCGTTTAG
- a CDS encoding response regulator transcription factor: MTEREEHDRVASLIYLALSENRHDDAVDIAEANWPVLISNNVAVLRAVADQLSPAELASRPAWDRIRRYLGFVMLDSSLRPGAYVETALPHPPRSLADTLLTLTTRGIAARTAGRFGEAVQLARTALERLAEAREPERDAVQHRLADGYLQWGLSFEFAVLETEALSTLERAYELGIAFENTRAAADAAGEIAWIHTLGGGGVHADRWVERAQALVASSRSSQAWRRTDMIAAAVRLADRLQPDAALEMLAQRPDGSVDEHRLIALAQTAIFRLSAGRSSTTVLLSELQRAQASDSQLFVEGNHNVTTFGYIEALVHLYADRPDRSIDLLTQLQGVERGAWALGVRAAAELAVGNDALAQRDADTVISEYPKWPRQLIPALLVKAAVALQAGETTTAVSAFTDACLLAIDNSLVSSLVVIPHADFAQLLQLAGERLSDPQLDGMARMPLMFAPARRTAVKLSPRELSVLRELAYGGSLAEVAARLHLSVNTLKVHNQAIYRKLGVDGREQAVTLARDRGLI; encoded by the coding sequence GTGACAGAGCGTGAAGAACACGACCGGGTCGCGTCGCTGATCTATCTCGCATTGTCTGAGAACCGGCACGACGACGCCGTCGACATCGCCGAGGCCAACTGGCCGGTGCTCATCAGCAACAATGTGGCCGTGCTGCGCGCGGTCGCCGATCAGCTGTCACCCGCTGAGCTCGCGAGCCGACCGGCGTGGGATCGCATTCGCCGGTACCTCGGCTTCGTCATGCTCGATTCGTCGCTGCGCCCCGGCGCCTACGTCGAGACGGCGCTGCCCCACCCCCCGCGCTCCCTCGCAGACACGTTGCTGACGCTCACCACGCGCGGCATCGCGGCGCGCACCGCCGGCCGCTTTGGAGAGGCGGTGCAGCTTGCGCGCACTGCTCTCGAGCGGCTCGCCGAGGCGCGTGAGCCGGAGCGCGACGCGGTGCAGCATCGCTTGGCCGACGGCTACCTGCAGTGGGGGCTGTCGTTCGAGTTCGCGGTGCTCGAGACCGAGGCTCTCAGCACGCTCGAGCGCGCCTACGAGCTCGGGATCGCGTTCGAGAACACGCGAGCTGCGGCGGATGCCGCGGGCGAGATCGCCTGGATCCACACGCTCGGCGGCGGTGGCGTCCACGCAGACCGGTGGGTCGAGCGCGCACAGGCGCTGGTGGCGTCGAGTCGCTCGTCACAGGCGTGGCGCCGCACCGACATGATCGCGGCGGCGGTGCGCCTGGCCGACCGACTTCAGCCCGACGCGGCGCTCGAGATGCTGGCGCAGCGGCCGGACGGGTCGGTCGACGAGCACCGCCTGATCGCCCTCGCGCAGACGGCGATCTTTCGACTCTCGGCGGGGCGCTCGAGCACCACGGTGCTGCTGTCCGAGCTTCAGCGCGCGCAGGCGTCGGATTCTCAGCTGTTCGTCGAGGGCAACCACAACGTCACGACGTTCGGCTACATCGAGGCCCTCGTCCACCTGTACGCCGACCGGCCCGACCGCTCGATCGATCTGCTCACCCAGCTTCAGGGCGTCGAGCGAGGGGCCTGGGCGCTCGGCGTGCGGGCGGCGGCCGAGCTCGCCGTCGGCAACGACGCGCTGGCGCAGCGCGACGCAGACACCGTCATCTCGGAGTACCCGAAGTGGCCCCGCCAGCTGATTCCCGCCCTGCTCGTGAAGGCGGCCGTGGCACTGCAGGCCGGCGAGACGACGACCGCGGTGTCAGCGTTCACGGACGCCTGCCTTCTCGCCATCGACAACTCGCTCGTCTCGTCGCTCGTCGTGATTCCGCATGCCGACTTCGCGCAGCTGCTGCAGCTCGCGGGCGAGCGGCTCAGCGATCCTCAGCTCGACGGGATGGCCCGCATGCCGCTGATGTTCGCGCCGGCGCGGCGCACCGCGGTGAAGCTGTCGCCCCGCGAGCTCAGCGTGCTGCGCGAGCTCGCGTACGGCGGGTCGCTGGCCGAGGTGGCGGCGCGTCTGCACCTGTCGGTGAACACCTTGAAGGTGCACAACCAGGCGATCTACCGCAAGCTCGGGGTCGACGGCCGCGAGCAGGCGGTCACGCTCGCTCGCGACCGCGGGCTGATCTAG